The following coding sequences are from one Acipenser ruthenus chromosome 7, fAciRut3.2 maternal haplotype, whole genome shotgun sequence window:
- the ppp1r14ab gene encoding protein phosphatase 1, regulatory (inhibitor) subunit 14Ab, protein MMAANRVGRRYQNKMHSPNRGTREQGLGVQKRQARVTVKYDRKELQKRLDVEKWIDDSLDELYPGRESEMPEEVNIDGLLDLQSDQERGQKLQDILHSCNNNTEAFIKELILKLHGLQKQEALHNNGIDPHH, encoded by the exons ATGATGGCAGCGAACAGGGTCGGTAGACGCTACCAGAACAAGATGCATTCGCCCAACCGGGGGACCAGGGAACAGGGGCTCGGGGTGCAGAAGAGACAGGCCAGGGTGACGGTGAAATACGACAGGAAGGAGCTGCAGAAACGCCTGGACGTGGAGAAGTGGATCGACGACAGCTTGGATGAGCTGTACCCGGGAAGG GAATCAGAGATGCCTGAAGAAGTGAATATCGATGGCTTGTTAGATCTGCAGAGCGACCAGGAGCGCGGACAGAAACTGCAG gaTATCCTTCACTCGTGCAATAACAATACAGAG gcATTTATCAAGGAACTGATCCTAAAACTTCACGGTCTCCAGAAACAGGAAGCTCTTCACAACAACGGAATCGACCCCcaccactag